In Symmachiella dynata, the following are encoded in one genomic region:
- the gntH gene encoding guanitoxin biosynthesis MBL fold metallo-hydrolase GntH: MREQETQPEDQETSEQSRRDFLKGGGIVAGGLAAATVPGLAEADAADSQASYSPSDAPSKNPYGKRPGGGISLPEYYKPWPAIKNRNMYLPGTETLPKNEMRITFLGSSPWPPNRLQKGTSMLVELGNGTSQPRRFFFDLGNGSVGNAIALQVPAPFINDIFISHLHSDHFADLPYMYPFRAFSGGFTPLRVYGPSGRTPELGIKHMIKHMREMNRWHEENFHACPVGDGMEIEVTEFDWKERNGICYDKDGVKVRHWPRSHVKDGASAYRLDWEDAGLSFVWTGDGRPDELSAEYGKGADVFVSEGTIDVPTLSAMKLGSPAELWEYTIDIFHTMYYAAGYLFKQAQPRMAAICHFEWSGDQLAAESVAEVRSNWDGLFMFGLDLQVINVTKDAIWSREAVVADGAAPANMDPRWFLKPGEKLPDEIELPTPTMPREVQQEQFVRDLEIDPKKYYPPDVYRKPVQKWPGVVLNPREMLKAKGIDVGDDK, encoded by the coding sequence ATGCGCGAACAAGAGACCCAGCCAGAGGACCAGGAGACCAGTGAGCAAAGCCGCCGCGATTTTCTAAAGGGAGGGGGCATTGTTGCGGGCGGGCTTGCCGCGGCAACCGTTCCCGGTTTGGCAGAGGCCGACGCGGCGGATTCGCAAGCTTCCTATTCCCCATCAGATGCTCCATCCAAAAATCCGTATGGAAAACGCCCGGGTGGGGGCATCAGTCTCCCGGAGTACTACAAACCTTGGCCGGCGATTAAAAACCGCAATATGTACCTCCCCGGCACAGAAACGCTGCCCAAAAACGAGATGCGGATCACATTCCTGGGAAGCTCGCCCTGGCCGCCGAATCGGCTGCAAAAAGGGACCTCGATGCTGGTCGAACTGGGAAACGGGACGTCCCAACCACGGCGGTTTTTCTTTGATCTGGGCAACGGCAGCGTTGGAAATGCCATTGCGCTGCAAGTCCCTGCGCCGTTCATCAACGACATCTTCATCAGCCATCTCCACTCAGATCACTTTGCTGATCTGCCTTACATGTATCCCTTCCGCGCGTTTTCGGGCGGATTTACCCCTCTACGGGTGTATGGACCCTCGGGAAGGACACCCGAGTTGGGGATCAAGCATATGATCAAACATATGCGGGAGATGAATCGCTGGCACGAAGAAAACTTCCATGCCTGCCCCGTCGGTGATGGGATGGAGATCGAAGTCACCGAATTTGACTGGAAGGAACGAAACGGAATCTGCTACGACAAAGACGGTGTGAAGGTACGTCACTGGCCACGCTCGCATGTGAAGGACGGCGCGTCTGCTTATCGACTTGATTGGGAAGATGCCGGCCTGTCGTTTGTCTGGACCGGGGACGGCCGCCCCGACGAACTCTCCGCCGAATACGGCAAGGGAGCAGACGTGTTCGTTTCGGAAGGCACGATCGACGTTCCAACTCTTTCGGCAATGAAGCTTGGGTCGCCCGCCGAACTCTGGGAGTATACGATCGACATCTTCCACACGATGTACTATGCAGCCGGTTACCTGTTCAAGCAGGCCCAGCCCCGCATGGCTGCTATCTGCCATTTCGAATGGTCAGGCGATCAACTGGCCGCCGAATCGGTGGCGGAGGTTCGGTCGAACTGGGACGGGCTATTTATGTTTGGCCTGGATCTCCAGGTAATCAACGTCACCAAAGATGCGATTTGGTCGCGGGAAGCAGTGGTTGCCGATGGAGCTGCTCCGGCGAACATGGACCCACGCTGGTTTTTGAAGCCTGGTGAAAAACTGCCTGATGAAATCGAGTTGCCAACGCCAACGATGCCGCGTGAAGTGCAGCAAGAGCAATTCGTGCGCGATTTAGAAATCGACCCTAAGAAATACTACCCGCCGGATGTCTATCGCAAGCCGGTTCAGAAGTGGCCCGGCGTGGTGCTGAACCCGCGCGAGATGCTCAAGGCAAAGGGAATCGACGTGGGCGACGACAAATAG
- a CDS encoding neutral zinc metallopeptidase, with protein MRWKGRRGSDNVEDRRSARGPAVAGGGIIGIVIVIIVIVMGGDPAQLLQQMQQNQPAQPGAPARNDPAQDELAQMVSVVLADTEEVWDELLREDGKQYRDPKLILFRDSVRSACGFQNAATGPFYCPLDEQVYIDLSFFDDMKSQLGAPGDFAQAYVVAHEVGHHVQKILGTNERVHNRQRQVSKEEANQLSVRLELQADFYAGVWAHHAQQNWRILEEGDIEEALRAATAIGDDRLQKQSRGYVVPESFTHGTSEQRARWFMRGLKGGDVNDGDTFSIPYSQL; from the coding sequence ATGCGTTGGAAAGGTAGACGGGGAAGCGACAATGTCGAGGACCGGCGGTCCGCTCGCGGTCCGGCGGTCGCCGGTGGCGGGATCATCGGCATCGTCATCGTGATTATTGTGATTGTGATGGGGGGCGATCCGGCTCAGCTGTTGCAACAGATGCAACAAAATCAGCCGGCGCAACCAGGGGCTCCGGCTCGCAACGATCCGGCACAAGACGAATTGGCGCAAATGGTCTCGGTGGTGTTGGCCGACACTGAGGAAGTGTGGGACGAACTGTTACGAGAAGACGGGAAACAATATCGGGATCCCAAACTCATTTTGTTTCGCGATTCAGTCCGTTCCGCCTGCGGCTTTCAAAATGCGGCCACGGGGCCGTTTTATTGTCCACTCGACGAGCAAGTGTACATTGATCTGAGTTTCTTCGACGACATGAAAAGCCAGTTGGGCGCGCCGGGCGATTTCGCACAAGCTTACGTTGTCGCTCATGAAGTCGGACATCATGTGCAGAAAATATTGGGCACCAACGAACGCGTGCACAACCGGCAACGCCAAGTCAGCAAAGAGGAAGCCAACCAATTGTCGGTGCGGCTGGAATTGCAGGCCGATTTTTATGCTGGCGTCTGGGCCCATCATGCGCAACAGAACTGGCGGATTTTAGAAGAAGGAGATATCGAAGAAGCCCTACGTGCAGCGACTGCGATCGGCGATGACCGTTTGCAGAAACAATCACGCGGCTACGTCGTTCCCGAATCATTCACCCACGGCACATCCGAACAACGCGCTCGCTGGTTTATGCGCGGCCTCAAAGGGGGCGACGTAAACGATGGGGATACGTTTTCGATTCCGTATAGTCAGCTGTGA
- a CDS encoding mechanosensitive ion channel family protein gives MPSLLQAAEEAAAPPEPTTTSNVEITVDQLELLVKPLTREELAVEAAGWRELLKEKVEESSQLQVSAKQQTQASEEGAEEAPGDAGADADGKDLKAELVEKLPQLQEQRTQLIDRLNVVLDAWELKGGEDEEYRQYVSAVGGLEIDVTDASTTWAALQGWAMSEQGGQRWFWNILKFVLILGAFYILASIISNLVVRASSRTKGSSELLKKFLGTFVKQVVLLIGLVIAASALEINISPLLAAIGGAAFVIGLALQGTLSNFASGLIILGYRPFDVGDVIEAAGITGIVDSMNLISTKIRTFDNKVMIVPNNKIATDTITNATASDTRRVDMMFGIGYDDDVEKSRGILESIVNNHELVLQDPPAVIQLNELGDSSVNFICRPWTKAGDYWTVFWDVTRQVKEEFDRNGISIPFPQRDVHVYHENVAGDGQPLADATND, from the coding sequence ATGCCGAGCTTACTTCAAGCCGCAGAAGAAGCTGCCGCACCACCAGAACCGACTACGACGAGCAATGTCGAGATTACCGTTGATCAGTTGGAGTTACTTGTCAAACCGTTGACACGCGAAGAATTGGCTGTGGAAGCAGCGGGTTGGCGCGAACTGCTCAAGGAAAAGGTGGAAGAATCCAGCCAACTGCAAGTTAGCGCAAAACAGCAAACCCAAGCGAGCGAAGAGGGCGCGGAGGAAGCGCCGGGGGACGCGGGTGCCGATGCCGACGGAAAAGATCTGAAGGCGGAATTGGTTGAGAAACTTCCCCAATTGCAGGAACAGCGGACACAATTGATCGATCGACTCAATGTGGTGCTCGATGCTTGGGAGTTAAAGGGGGGAGAGGATGAAGAGTATCGACAATATGTGTCAGCGGTGGGTGGTCTGGAAATTGACGTGACCGATGCCAGTACCACTTGGGCGGCGTTGCAAGGTTGGGCGATGTCGGAGCAGGGGGGACAGCGATGGTTTTGGAATATATTGAAATTCGTGCTCATTCTTGGGGCGTTTTATATTTTGGCGAGCATTATTAGCAATCTTGTCGTGCGGGCATCATCGCGTACCAAGGGTTCGTCGGAGTTATTAAAAAAATTCCTGGGAACCTTTGTCAAACAAGTCGTGCTGTTGATCGGCTTGGTGATCGCCGCTTCGGCATTAGAAATCAACATTTCGCCGTTGCTGGCTGCCATCGGCGGTGCGGCTTTTGTGATCGGTTTGGCGCTGCAGGGGACGTTGAGTAATTTTGCCAGCGGGTTGATTATCCTGGGGTATCGTCCTTTTGATGTGGGTGATGTGATCGAAGCGGCAGGGATTACCGGCATCGTCGATTCGATGAATCTGATCTCGACAAAAATTCGCACCTTCGACAACAAGGTGATGATTGTCCCCAACAACAAGATCGCCACGGACACGATTACCAATGCAACGGCCAGCGACACGCGGCGCGTGGATATGATGTTTGGAATCGGCTATGACGACGATGTGGAGAAGTCTCGGGGAATCTTGGAATCGATTGTCAACAACCACGAACTGGTCCTTCAGGATCCCCCCGCTGTCATTCAGCTCAACGAGTTGGGGGATTCGTCGGTCAATTTCATTTGTCGGCCTTGGACCAAAGCGGGTGATTATTGGACCGTCTTTTGGGACGTGACCCGTCAAGTCAAAGAGGAATTCGACCGCAACGGCATCTCGATTCCATTTCCACAACGCGATGTGCATGTGTATCATGAGAACGTTGCCGGAGATGGCCAGCCACTCGCGGACGCAACCAACGATTAA
- a CDS encoding beta strand repeat-containing protein gives MLFRTYWLTRLSVANCLTALRHPRLLDDSTILQPLRLEERRLLDSNPVITALDVTPTVVDEGETVTLSGKFQDAPPGEADHHILINWGDGQTSELTGDFSGSTSGANREFTATHIYQNAPTGGSSQSQYTITVIITDASNGSDTAQTHVSVNNTIPTLADLTITSPVLENDFATVSGRVVAAGIRDTHTVSVNWGDGSAASIIQLAARETTFTATHRYLDDNPTGTPQDIYPVTVSVVDNENSGSQQQLDVTVQNVAPQITTLATKPDAVEEGSPLVLDGTFSDIGSRDTHSATINWGDGTSSSVAAGGGIFSGEHTYVDSGVYTISVTLTDDDGGSSTSQINVIIGNSIPTLTDLTITSPVLENGLATVTGRVVDAGIRDTHIVSVNWGDGSEATIIQLAARETTFTATHRYLDDNPTGTPQDIYPVTVSVVDNENSGSQQQLAVTVQNVAPQITTLATKPDAVEEGSLLVLDGTFSDVGSRDTHSVTINWGDGRTSNVLAGGGIFNGEHTYVDSGTYTIAVTLTDDDGGSSTSQINVTIGNSIPTLNDLTITSPIFENGLATVTGRVVDAGIRDTHTVSVNWGDGSAASIIQLAAGETTFTATHRYLDDNPTGTPQDIYPVTVSVVDNENSGSQQQLDVTVQNVAPQITTLATKPDAVEEGSPLVLDGTFSDIGSRDTHSATINWGDGTSSSVAAGGGIFSGEHTYVDSGTYTIAVTLTDDDGGSSTSQINVTIGNAIPTLTDLTITSPIFENDIATVTGRVVDVGIRDTHTVSVNWGDGSAASIIQLAARKTTFTATHRYLDDNPTGTPQDIYPVTVSVVDNENSGSQQQLNVTVQNVAPQITSLTTKPDAVEEGSPLALDGTFSDVGSRDTHTATIDWGDGTSSNVSAGGGIFSGEHTYVDSGTYTIAVTLTDDDGGSSTSQINVTIGNAIPTLNDLTITSPIFENGFATVTGRVVDAGSRDTHTVSVNWGDGSAASIIQLAARETTFTATHRYLDDNPTGTPQDIYPVTVSVVDNENSGSQQQLDVTVQNVAPQITTLATKPDAVEEGSPLVLDGTFSDIGSRDTHSATIDWGDGTTSNVAAGGGIFSGEHTYVDSGTYTIAVTLTDDDGGSSTSQIDVTIGNAIPTLTDLTITSPIFENDIATVTGRVVDAGSRDTHTVSVNWGDGSTASLIQLAAGETTFTATHRYLDDNPTGTPQDIYPVTVSVVDNENSGSQQQLDVTVQNVAPQITTLTTKPDAVEEGSPLVLNGTFNDVGSRDTHTATINWGDGTSSNVAASGGIFSGEHTYVDSGVYTISVTLTDDDGGSSTSQIDVTIGNAIPTLADLTINSPILENGLATVSGRVVDAGSLDTHIVRVNWGDGSAASLIQLAAGETTFTATHRYLDDNPTGTPQDIYPVTVSVVDNENSGSQQQLPVTVQNVAPIIDSAALTAIPEVDAEFVVSGKFSDAGSLDDHTLTVDWGDGSAPSVIQYTGGAQNFIASHVFESEGAFAITATLRDDDGATAVSRFSADVSLETQLIVTEFPQATVANAPSGGYVAGVVIKSSRENITTTVSPNPTTSIPFEGNTSDRPVKAMENRGSQEEVVVIELLSPEGKRIRHQNLPKTILVDLPEYIRKLPDGHYRFYFKTPEAQRLIMDVHVRGGQIIDPGDLLKTQQQNVSQTPTNDGELPAQASALRIDAADQGESTSAHIDHPNWEATVDSAMSKFPESSSQVPWSARRSTSTF, from the coding sequence ATGCTTTTTCGCACCTATTGGCTGACGCGGCTTTCGGTAGCTAACTGCCTAACGGCCCTACGTCACCCGCGACTTCTCGACGATTCGACGATCCTGCAGCCGCTACGGCTTGAGGAACGCCGTCTCTTAGACAGCAATCCGGTGATCACTGCCCTTGATGTCACTCCCACGGTTGTCGACGAAGGTGAGACGGTCACTCTCAGCGGAAAATTCCAAGATGCCCCACCCGGCGAGGCCGATCACCACATCCTGATCAATTGGGGAGACGGACAAACCAGTGAACTGACAGGTGACTTTAGCGGATCAACGTCCGGAGCCAACCGCGAATTCACCGCAACCCACATCTACCAGAACGCACCGACCGGCGGCTCTTCGCAAAGTCAATACACAATCACCGTCATCATAACCGACGCAAGTAACGGCAGTGACACTGCACAAACCCACGTCAGCGTCAACAACACGATCCCCACCCTAGCGGATTTGACCATCACCTCGCCCGTGCTGGAGAACGACTTCGCCACCGTCAGCGGACGCGTCGTCGCTGCCGGCATCCGCGACACGCACACCGTCAGCGTCAATTGGGGAGACGGCAGCGCAGCGTCGATCATCCAACTCGCCGCCCGGGAAACCACCTTCACCGCCACGCACCGCTACCTCGACGACAACCCCACCGGCACACCGCAAGACATCTATCCCGTCACCGTCTCCGTCGTAGACAACGAAAACAGCGGCAGCCAACAACAACTCGACGTCACCGTGCAAAACGTCGCTCCACAGATCACCACGCTGGCCACCAAACCGGATGCCGTCGAAGAAGGCTCACCCCTCGTGCTCGACGGCACGTTCAGTGACATTGGTTCCCGCGACACGCACAGCGCCACCATTAACTGGGGCGACGGCACCAGCAGCAGTGTCGCCGCCGGCGGCGGGATCTTCAGCGGCGAGCACACCTACGTTGATTCGGGTGTCTACACCATCTCCGTGACCCTCACCGATGATGATGGCGGCAGTAGTACCTCACAGATCAACGTTATCATCGGCAATTCAATTCCCACACTGACGGACCTCACCATCACTTCACCCGTGCTGGAAAACGGCCTCGCCACCGTCACAGGAAGGGTCGTCGATGCGGGCATCCGCGACACGCACATCGTCAGCGTCAATTGGGGAGACGGTAGCGAAGCGACGATCATCCAACTCGCCGCCCGGGAAACCACCTTCACCGCCACGCACCGTTACCTCGACGACAACCCGACCGGTACGCCACAGGACATCTACCCCGTCACCGTCTCTGTCGTCGACAACGAAAACAGCGGCAGCCAACAGCAACTCGCCGTCACCGTCCAAAACGTCGCACCGCAGATCACCACGCTGGCCACCAAACCGGATGCCGTCGAAGAAGGCTCGCTCCTGGTCCTCGACGGAACGTTCAGTGACGTCGGCAGTCGCGACACACACAGCGTCACCATCAACTGGGGCGATGGCAGGACCAGCAACGTGTTGGCCGGCGGCGGAATCTTCAACGGTGAGCATACCTACGTCGACTCGGGAACCTACACTATCGCCGTCACCCTCACCGACGACGACGGCGGTAGCAGTACGTCGCAAATCAACGTCACCATCGGCAACTCGATCCCCACACTCAACGATCTGACAATCACTTCGCCCATCTTTGAAAACGGCCTCGCCACCGTTACGGGAAGGGTCGTCGATGCGGGCATCCGCGACACGCATACCGTCAGCGTCAATTGGGGCGACGGTAGTGCAGCGTCGATCATCCAACTCGCCGCCGGCGAGACCACTTTCACCGCGACGCACCGCTATCTCGATGATAACCCCACCGGCACGCCACAGGACATCTATCCCGTTACCGTCTCCGTCGTCGACAACGAAAACAGCGGCAGCCAACAACAACTCGACGTTACCGTGCAAAACGTCGCACCGCAGATCACCACGCTGGCCACCAAACCGGATGCCGTCGAAGAAGGCTCACCCCTCGTGCTCGACGGCACGTTCAGTGACATTGGTTCCCGCGACACGCACAGCGCCACCATTAACTGGGGCGACGGCACCAGCAGCAGTGTCGCCGCCGGCGGCGGGATCTTCAGTGGCGAGCACACCTACGTCGACTCGGGAACCTACACTATCGCCGTCACCCTCACCGATGACGATGGCGGTAGCAGTACCTCACAAATCAACGTCACCATCGGCAACGCGATCCCCACGCTGACCGATCTGACGATCACCTCGCCCATCTTCGAGAACGACATCGCCACGGTCACCGGACGCGTCGTCGATGTTGGCATCCGCGACACGCACACCGTCAGCGTCAATTGGGGCGACGGCAGCGCAGCGTCGATCATCCAACTCGCCGCCCGGAAAACCACCTTCACCGCCACGCACCGTTACCTCGACGACAACCCGACCGGCACGCCACAGGACATCTATCCCGTCACGGTCTCTGTCGTCGATAACGAAAACAGCGGCAGCCAACAGCAACTCAACGTCACCGTGCAAAACGTCGCACCGCAGATCACGTCACTCACCACCAAACCGGACGCCGTTGAAGAAGGCTCACCCCTCGCGCTCGACGGCACCTTCAGTGATGTCGGCAGCCGCGATACGCACACCGCCACGATTGACTGGGGCGACGGCACCAGCAGCAACGTATCGGCCGGCGGCGGGATCTTCAGTGGCGAGCACACCTACGTCGATTCGGGAACCTATACCATTGCGGTTACGCTCACCGATGACGATGGCGGTAGCAGTACCTCACAAATCAACGTCACCATCGGCAACGCGATCCCCACACTCAACGATCTGACAATCACTTCGCCCATCTTCGAGAACGGCTTCGCCACCGTTACGGGACGCGTCGTCGATGCGGGCAGCCGCGACACGCATACCGTCAGCGTCAACTGGGGCGACGGCAGCGCTGCGTCGATCATTCAACTCGCCGCCCGGGAAACCACCTTCACCGCCACGCACCGTTACCTCGACGACAACCCGACCGGCACGCCACAGGACATCTATCCCGTCACAGTCTCCGTCGTCGACAACGAAAACAGCGGCAGCCAACAGCAACTCGACGTCACCGTGCAAAACGTCGCTCCACAGATCACCACGCTGGCCACCAAACCGGACGCCGTCGAAGAAGGTTCCCCCCTCGTGCTCGACGGCACGTTCAGTGACATTGGTTCCCGCGACACGCACAGCGCCACCATCGATTGGGGCGACGGCACGACCAGCAACGTCGCTGCCGGCGGCGGAATCTTCAGTGGTGAGCACACCTACGTCGACTCGGGAACCTACACTATCGCCGTCACGCTCACCGACGATGACGGCGGTAGCAGTACCTCGCAAATCGACGTTACCATCGGCAACGCGATCCCCACGCTGACCGATCTGACGATCACCTCGCCCATCTTCGAGAACGACATCGCCACCGTTACGGGACGCGTCGTAGATGCCGGCAGCCGCGACACGCATACCGTCAGCGTCAACTGGGGCGACGGTAGCACAGCGTCACTCATCCAACTCGCCGCCGGGGAGACGACCTTCACCGCCACGCACCGTTACCTCGACGACAACCCGACCGGTACGCCACAGGACATCTACCCCGTCACCGTCTCTGTCGTCGACAACGAAAATAGCGGCAGCCAACAGCAACTCGACGTCACCGTGCAAAACGTCGCGCCGCAGATCACAACACTCACCACCAAACCGGACGCCGTCGAAGAAGGCTCACCTCTGGTGCTGAACGGAACGTTCAACGATGTCGGCAGCCGCGACACACACACCGCCACGATCAACTGGGGCGACGGCACCAGCAGTAACGTGGCCGCTAGCGGCGGGATCTTCAGTGGCGAACATACCTACGTTGATTCGGGTGTCTACACCATCTCCGTCACGCTCACCGACGATGACGGCGGTAGCAGTACCTCGCAAATCGACGTTACGATTGGGAACGCGATTCCTACGCTGGCCGACCTGACGATCAATTCGCCAATATTAGAGAACGGCCTCGCCACCGTCAGCGGGCGCGTCGTCGATGCGGGAAGTTTGGACACGCACATCGTCCGCGTCAATTGGGGCGACGGTAGCGCAGCGTCACTCATCCAACTCGCCGCCGGCGAGACCACCTTCACCGCCACGCACCGTTACCTCGACGACAATCCCACCGGCACACCGCAGGACATCTACCCCGTCACTGTCTCCGTCGTCGACAACGAAAATAGCGGCAGCCAACAACAACTTCCCGTCACCGTGCAGAACGTCGCTCCGATTATCGACAGTGCTGCATTAACAGCGATTCCGGAGGTCGATGCGGAATTCGTGGTATCCGGTAAGTTTTCAGATGCCGGTTCACTGGACGACCATACGCTGACAGTCGACTGGGGTGATGGATCGGCGCCCTCAGTGATTCAGTACACGGGTGGAGCACAAAACTTTATTGCCTCGCATGTGTTTGAGTCCGAAGGAGCCTTTGCGATTACGGCTACGCTGCGGGACGATGATGGTGCGACAGCCGTTTCAAGATTTTCAGCCGATGTCAGCCTGGAAACACAACTGATTGTCACCGAGTTCCCTCAAGCGACGGTGGCGAATGCCCCCAGCGGTGGGTATGTCGCTGGCGTCGTGATTAAGTCGTCTCGCGAAAACATTACGACCACGGTCTCCCCCAATCCGACAACATCAATTCCCTTCGAAGGCAATACCAGCGACCGACCGGTGAAGGCCATGGAAAATCGCGGTTCTCAGGAAGAAGTGGTTGTGATTGAACTGCTGTCTCCTGAGGGAAAGAGGATTCGACACCAGAATCTTCCCAAGACCATTCTGGTGGATCTTCCCGAATATATTCGAAAATTGCCCGACGGTCATTATCGCTTTTACTTCAAGACGCCTGAAGCTCAGCGTCTGATTATGGATGTTCATGTCAGAGGCGGACAAATTATTGATCCGGGAGATTTGTTGAAAACGCAACAACAAAACGTTTCACAAACCCCCACAAATGACGGCGAATTACCGGCGCAGGCGAGTGCCCTGCGAATTGATGCCGCGGATCAAGGCGAATCGACCAGCGCTCACATCGATCATCCTAACTGGGAAGCAACGGTCGACTCGGCGATGTCCAAGTTTCCCGAAAGTTCGTCCCAAGTCCCGTGGTCGGCACGGCGCTCCACTTCAACTTTCTAA